The following coding sequences lie in one Bartonella sp. DGB1 genomic window:
- the ligA gene encoding NAD-dependent DNA ligase LigA — translation MNFDSEFNEKQEIYKLIEQINRHDYLYYSLDNPEIDDDEYDMLRRKLHILVKKYPDLEHIASQTLNKVGAKPSEKLAKITYKVPMLSLDNAFSAEDVEEFLTRVRNYLSLGIDDNISLTAEPKIDGLSLSLRYEKGILVQASTRGDGTNGENVTQNAKMIADIPLKLHGKNIPDILEVRGECYMQKSDFFALNNDSSLIISADSKQKSKFATPRNAAAGSLRQLDTDIIAERKLRFFVYAWGEISYLPANSQFGMIEKFAEYGFIVNPMLKLCYSLQDLLDHYEYIKSQRDELNYDIDGVVYKINDLQQQKRLGAVSRAPRWAIAHKFPAEKKITKINKIDVQVGRTGVLTPVAILEPVTIGGVTITRATLHNEDYIAGRSTNGKIIREGRDIRVGDTVIIQRAGDVIPQVVDVIIEKRQLNSEPFRFPNNCPVCGSPIVKEEGENIKRCTGFFNCSAQAIERLKHFVSRDAFNIEGLAEKKLKFLFEIENEDLKIKNPVDIFTLEKRQKNSLQKLDKLYRFGEDSVKNLFNAINNSRLIPLYRFIYALGIPHIGLTTSKNIAEQYLTYENFLQAVEQRLLVNIDSLGEIMAEAIYQFFAETNNINLLDNLLKEITILPQERIIIEKDSPIAGKTIVFTGSLNNMSRSEAKTQAKRLGAKVVSAISSKVDILIIGEKSSSKKAKAELLNIQIMPQDEWFKILKEYQD, via the coding sequence ATGAATTTTGATTCAGAGTTTAATGAAAAACAAGAAATATATAAGTTAATTGAACAAATAAATAGACATGACTATCTTTATTATAGTCTGGATAATCCAGAGATAGATGACGATGAATATGATATGTTGCGTCGTAAATTACATATATTAGTTAAAAAATATCCTGATTTAGAACATATTGCTAGTCAGACATTAAATAAAGTTGGAGCTAAACCATCAGAAAAATTAGCTAAAATAACTTATAAAGTTCCTATGTTATCTTTAGATAATGCTTTTTCTGCAGAAGATGTAGAAGAATTTTTAACTAGAGTTAGAAATTATTTATCTTTAGGTATAGATGACAATATTTCACTCACAGCAGAACCTAAAATTGACGGATTATCTTTATCATTACGTTATGAAAAAGGTATATTAGTTCAGGCTTCGACAAGGGGTGATGGTACAAATGGAGAAAATGTTACACAAAATGCTAAGATGATTGCAGATATCCCTTTAAAATTACACGGTAAAAACATTCCTGATATCTTAGAAGTTAGAGGAGAATGTTACATGCAAAAATCTGATTTTTTTGCATTAAATAATGATAGTAGTTTAATTATATCTGCAGATAGCAAACAGAAATCAAAATTTGCTACACCAAGAAATGCCGCCGCTGGTTCATTAAGGCAATTAGATACTGATATTATTGCAGAACGAAAATTAAGATTTTTTGTATATGCTTGGGGTGAGATTTCATATTTACCAGCTAATAGTCAGTTTGGAATGATTGAGAAATTTGCTGAATATGGCTTTATAGTTAATCCTATGCTTAAGTTATGCTATTCGTTACAAGATTTATTAGATCATTATGAATATATAAAAAGCCAAAGAGATGAATTAAATTACGATATTGATGGTGTTGTTTATAAAATAAATGATTTACAGCAGCAAAAAAGATTAGGGGCTGTCTCTAGAGCACCACGTTGGGCTATCGCACATAAATTTCCTGCTGAAAAGAAAATTACTAAAATTAATAAAATTGATGTTCAAGTAGGGCGTACTGGAGTGTTAACTCCTGTTGCTATTTTAGAACCAGTAACGATAGGCGGTGTTACTATTACTAGAGCTACCTTACATAATGAAGATTATATTGCGGGTAGATCGACTAATGGAAAAATAATAAGAGAGGGCAGAGATATAAGGGTTGGCGATACTGTTATAATACAAAGGGCTGGCGATGTAATACCACAAGTAGTGGATGTTATTATTGAAAAACGTCAGTTAAACTCTGAGCCTTTTAGATTTCCAAATAATTGTCCTGTTTGTGGTAGTCCTATTGTTAAAGAAGAGGGCGAAAATATTAAACGATGCACAGGATTTTTTAATTGTTCTGCTCAAGCCATTGAGCGATTAAAACATTTTGTATCACGTGATGCATTTAATATTGAAGGATTAGCAGAAAAAAAGCTCAAATTTTTATTTGAGATAGAAAATGAGGATTTAAAAATTAAAAATCCCGTAGATATTTTTACCTTGGAAAAAAGACAAAAAAACTCCTTACAGAAGTTAGATAAATTATATAGATTTGGAGAAGATTCTGTAAAAAATTTATTTAATGCTATAAATAATAGTCGTCTAATTCCTTTATATCGTTTTATTTATGCGTTAGGAATTCCTCATATTGGTTTAACAACTTCGAAAAATATTGCGGAACAATATCTTACTTATGAAAATTTTTTACAAGCGGTTGAGCAACGTCTTTTAGTTAATATTGACTCTTTAGGTGAAATAATGGCCGAGGCCATTTATCAGTTTTTTGCGGAAACTAATAATATCAATTTGTTAGATAATTTATTAAAAGAAATAACAATCTTACCGCAAGAAAGAATAATAATAGAGAAGGATTCACCTATAGCAGGTAAAACAATTGTTTTTACTGGATCTTTAAATAATATGTCTAGAAGTGAAGCTAAAACACAAGCCAAAAGATTAGGCGCAAAAGTTGTATCAGCTATTTCGAGTAAAGTTGATATTTTAATTATAGGAGAAAAATCTAGTAGTAAAAAGGCTAAAGCAGAATTATTAAATATACAAATCATGCCACAAGATGAATGGTTTAAAATTTTAAAAGAATATCAAGATTAA
- a CDS encoding aminopeptidase P family protein has translation MSHFKIRLDLLRQEMTKHNLDCLLVPHADEFQGEYIAEYAQRLAWLTGFTGSAGAALILADRAIIFVDGRYTLQVKQQTDSSLYEYEDLISCPPHIWLSKYGNNLTIGYDPMLHVINEVENLKKAISSHKNSRLVSLEQNLVDTIWVDQPARPLNPIYLHPMSYSGQSCEDKLKLVQESLTKTGADFTILTDPSSTAWLLNIRGKDIDHTPLALGFTIVERFGSIVCFMEEEKITTDITNILGPVCKFKKPQELLPHVENLVKNNKIALLDPVLCSEKFAQIIDNLSGKYIFAMDPCRLPRACKNKVELEGARKAHLWDGLAVTKFLFWVEQQPENKVTELSAAEQLANFRIEAAKIFGSKLEDQSFSTIAGSGEHGAIIHYRVTNETNKMLRPGELFLIDSGGQYKEGTTDITRTIPIGNVDDQEIKKLYTLVLKGLISLSLAKFIPHSRGADLDILARIALWKHGFNYAHGTGHGVGSFLAVHEGPQNISSRGMAELQTGMILSNEPGYYRAGAFGIRLENLMAVSAPTIPADGELEMHSFETLTYVPFCRQLIDTSLLDAEELDWLNNYHASVLSKLSSYLTEAETAWLTELTKPL, from the coding sequence ATGTCTCATTTTAAAATACGTTTAGATCTACTACGTCAAGAAATGACAAAACACAATTTAGATTGTTTATTAGTGCCGCACGCGGATGAATTCCAAGGAGAATATATAGCCGAATATGCACAGCGTTTAGCTTGGTTAACTGGTTTTACTGGATCCGCTGGAGCTGCATTAATATTAGCAGATAGGGCAATTATTTTTGTAGATGGTCGTTATACTTTACAAGTAAAACAACAAACTGATTCTTCTTTGTATGAATATGAGGATCTAATTAGTTGTCCTCCTCATATTTGGCTAAGCAAATATGGTAATAATTTAACTATAGGATATGATCCTATGTTACATGTCATCAATGAAGTTGAGAATCTTAAAAAAGCTATCTCCTCACATAAAAATTCTCGTCTGGTATCTTTAGAACAAAATTTAGTTGATACCATTTGGGTAGATCAACCCGCCCGTCCATTAAATCCAATATATCTACATCCAATGTCATATAGTGGTCAAAGCTGCGAGGATAAATTAAAATTAGTTCAAGAAAGCTTAACTAAAACAGGAGCTGATTTCACTATATTAACCGATCCTTCTTCTACAGCTTGGTTGTTAAATATTCGTGGCAAGGATATTGATCATACTCCATTAGCGTTAGGATTTACCATCGTAGAACGATTTGGAAGTATCGTCTGTTTTATGGAAGAAGAAAAAATTACGACTGATATAACAAATATCCTTGGTCCAGTTTGTAAGTTCAAAAAACCTCAAGAATTATTACCTCACGTCGAAAATCTAGTAAAAAATAATAAAATAGCTTTATTAGACCCTGTTTTATGTTCTGAGAAATTTGCTCAAATTATTGACAATTTATCCGGTAAATATATTTTTGCTATGGATCCTTGTCGGTTACCTCGTGCCTGCAAAAATAAAGTTGAATTAGAAGGTGCGCGTAAAGCACATCTCTGGGATGGTTTAGCTGTAACAAAATTTTTATTTTGGGTGGAGCAACAACCTGAAAATAAAGTAACTGAATTATCTGCAGCAGAACAATTAGCTAATTTCCGTATAGAAGCAGCAAAAATTTTTGGTAGTAAATTAGAAGATCAGTCCTTTTCTACTATAGCTGGTTCTGGTGAACATGGCGCTATTATCCATTATAGAGTTACTAATGAAACTAATAAAATGTTGCGTCCTGGAGAATTGTTTTTAATTGATTCAGGCGGTCAATATAAAGAAGGAACTACGGATATTACCCGGACAATTCCGATAGGCAATGTAGATGATCAAGAAATAAAAAAACTTTATACCCTTGTTTTAAAAGGTTTAATATCTTTATCTTTAGCAAAATTTATACCACATAGCCGGGGCGCAGATCTTGATATATTAGCAAGGATAGCTTTATGGAAACATGGTTTTAATTATGCTCATGGTACTGGTCATGGAGTAGGTTCATTTTTAGCTGTACATGAAGGTCCTCAAAATATATCCTCTCGTGGAATGGCAGAACTACAAACTGGTATGATATTATCTAATGAACCTGGTTATTACCGGGCTGGCGCATTTGGTATCAGATTAGAAAATCTTATGGCCGTAAGTGCTCCTACCATTCCTGCGGATGGTGAATTAGAAATGCATTCATTTGAAACTCTTACCTATGTTCCTTTCTGTCGACAATTAATTGACACATCGCTATTAGATGCTGAAGAATTAGACTGGCTCAATAATTATCATGCTTCTGTATTATCTAAACTATCTTCCTATTTAACTGAGGCTGAAACTGCTTGGTTAACAGAATTAACAAAACCCCTATAA
- the putA gene encoding trifunctional transcriptional regulator/proline dehydrogenase/L-glutamate gamma-semialdehyde dehydrogenase has protein sequence MTITNKVKNTPNSSFDFLLSSTPPSDLRQKITDAYRMSEKDAIKNLLNDAKLDETIKADVKRTAHSLAKSLRDKNNNKGRSRLVQNLLQEFSLSSEEGISLMCLAEALLRIPDKQTRDLLIKDKIAQRDWYNHIGKSKSIFVNAATWGLVITGKLVETPKESHLSSSLLKLLNKSGTPIIRKAVDYAMRLMGEQFVMGETIQDALSKAIPYEKKGYRYSYDMLGEAALTEADAKQYLLSYENAINAIGKNSNVDADIYSKAGISIKLSALYPRYERSHLDQVMDILYGRLKSLTLLAKKYNIGINIDAEESNRLELSLDLLEKLCFEKELENWNGIGFVIQAYQKRCPFVIKELIDLAKRSGHRLMVRLVKGAYWDSEIKLAQVDGQTDYPVYTRKMHTDISYLACAKYLLDAQEYIYPQFATHNAYTLSAVYHMAGSDKSYEFQCLHGMGESLYANVTKPKAENGLGVPCRIYAPVGTHETLLAYLVRRLLENGANSSFVNRISDPNISLEELLVDPATQVEEDAANNNVEIGSPHPVISLPRNLYGSQRDNSFGLDFSDEKTLSQLQADLATIETDKIIATPLVNHDYIAEEPKSVINPADPTDIIGSCSKINLDSIPNIVNVAKDAFDQYKRVSPEVRANILLKTADLMESRIPSLINILVREAGKTCNNAVAEIREAIDFLRYYSAEIKQNFNNDKHKALGVVACISPWNFPLAIFTGQIAAALAAGNSVIAKPSDQTPLIAFEAVKLFYEAGLPKSALQLVLGRGSTVGNALVSNPDIAAVCFTGSTEVAKNLHSQLSQNCKAGQEIPLIAETGGINAMIVDSSALTEQVVTNVIASAFDSAGQRCSALRILCLQEEIAEKTLTMLKGAMDELRLGDPRILSNDIGPVIDKKSQDNILQHVKDCKDAGYEIYQSQQHIDFINNKSDNSYFVAPTLVKLQNFNQLKKEIFGPVLHVITFKQSELAELIQQINASGYGLTLGLQTRIDSTIDLVLNNAEVGNMYVNRNMVGAVVGVQPFGGEKLSGTGPKAGGPLYLYRFLSDYPELTIDQIATSPSVVLRCKNQHNYNSVQKTFLAWLEKNQKNHIISVWNHYFSFSLLDYIYQLTGPTGELNNYYLSPRKNILGISSNIDDALIQMCAILSINAKVIFEKKEHILSIYNDLPEELKSSITLTDNWLDDNVNINSVIYHGSAESLPELAQKIASKNGEIISIQRIDHGKSNIKLERLFLEHSESINTAAAGGNVSLMTIDF, from the coding sequence ATGACAATTACTAATAAAGTAAAAAATACTCCTAACTCTAGCTTCGATTTTTTATTATCCTCTACTCCACCATCTGATTTACGTCAAAAAATTACAGATGCTTATCGAATGTCAGAGAAAGATGCAATAAAAAATTTACTAAATGATGCAAAACTAGATGAAACTATAAAAGCTGATGTCAAAAGAACAGCTCATTCACTAGCAAAATCATTACGCGATAAAAATAATAATAAAGGTCGTTCTAGATTAGTACAAAATCTTTTACAAGAATTTTCTCTTTCCTCTGAGGAAGGAATATCTTTAATGTGCTTAGCTGAAGCTTTATTACGTATTCCTGATAAGCAAACGCGTGATTTATTAATTAAAGATAAAATAGCGCAACGTGATTGGTATAATCACATAGGTAAAAGTAAATCTATTTTCGTAAATGCAGCTACTTGGGGGTTAGTAATTACTGGTAAATTAGTTGAGACACCTAAAGAATCTCACTTAAGTAGCTCTTTATTAAAATTGTTAAACAAAAGTGGTACCCCTATCATACGTAAAGCAGTGGATTATGCTATGCGCTTAATGGGTGAACAATTTGTAATGGGTGAAACTATTCAAGATGCTTTATCTAAGGCTATACCTTATGAAAAAAAGGGTTACCGCTATTCCTATGATATGTTAGGTGAAGCTGCACTAACAGAAGCTGATGCAAAACAATATTTACTATCATATGAAAATGCCATTAACGCCATCGGTAAAAATTCTAATGTAGATGCAGATATTTATAGTAAAGCTGGTATCTCAATAAAATTATCTGCTTTATATCCTCGATATGAAAGATCGCACCTCGATCAAGTAATGGATATATTATATGGTCGTTTAAAATCTTTAACTTTACTAGCAAAAAAATATAATATTGGTATTAATATCGATGCAGAAGAAAGTAACCGTTTAGAATTATCGTTAGATTTATTAGAAAAATTATGCTTTGAAAAAGAGCTTGAAAATTGGAACGGTATAGGTTTTGTTATACAAGCTTATCAAAAACGTTGTCCTTTTGTAATTAAAGAACTGATTGATTTAGCAAAACGTAGCGGACATCGCTTGATGGTACGTTTAGTTAAAGGTGCTTATTGGGATAGTGAAATAAAGCTAGCACAAGTAGATGGTCAAACAGATTATCCAGTATATACTCGCAAAATGCATACAGATATTTCCTATTTAGCTTGTGCAAAATATTTGCTTGATGCCCAAGAATATATTTATCCACAATTTGCGACGCATAATGCTTACACTCTTAGTGCTGTATATCATATGGCAGGCAGTGATAAGTCATATGAATTTCAATGTTTACATGGAATGGGAGAAAGCTTATATGCAAATGTAACGAAACCAAAAGCTGAAAATGGCTTAGGTGTTCCATGTCGTATATATGCTCCTGTAGGTACACATGAAACCTTACTTGCTTATTTAGTTAGACGGTTGTTAGAAAATGGTGCTAATAGTTCTTTTGTAAATCGCATTTCTGATCCTAATATCTCTTTAGAGGAATTATTAGTTGATCCGGCTACTCAAGTAGAAGAAGATGCAGCAAATAATAATGTGGAAATAGGTTCACCTCATCCAGTTATTAGCTTACCTCGTAATTTATATGGTAGCCAAAGGGATAATTCTTTCGGGTTAGATTTTTCAGATGAAAAAACCTTATCACAATTACAAGCTGATTTAGCAACAATAGAAACTGATAAAATAATAGCTACTCCTTTAGTTAACCATGATTATATAGCTGAAGAACCAAAATCAGTAATAAATCCTGCTGATCCAACTGATATAATAGGAAGCTGTAGTAAAATTAATCTTGATTCTATTCCTAATATTGTCAATGTAGCTAAAGATGCTTTTGATCAGTATAAACGTGTTTCTCCTGAAGTAAGAGCTAATATTCTACTAAAAACAGCTGATCTAATGGAAAGTCGTATTCCTTCATTGATTAATATCTTAGTTAGAGAAGCTGGTAAAACTTGCAATAATGCCGTTGCAGAAATAAGAGAAGCGATAGATTTTTTACGCTATTATAGCGCTGAGATAAAGCAAAATTTCAATAATGATAAACATAAAGCTCTAGGTGTAGTTGCTTGTATCAGTCCTTGGAATTTTCCTCTTGCTATCTTCACTGGTCAAATAGCTGCTGCTTTAGCAGCTGGTAACAGCGTTATAGCTAAACCATCTGACCAAACTCCTTTAATAGCTTTTGAAGCAGTGAAATTATTTTATGAAGCTGGCTTGCCAAAATCTGCTTTACAATTAGTATTAGGTAGAGGTTCTACCGTTGGTAATGCATTAGTTTCTAATCCAGATATCGCTGCTGTTTGTTTTACTGGATCCACAGAAGTAGCAAAAAACTTACATTCTCAATTATCTCAAAATTGTAAGGCTGGTCAAGAAATACCTTTAATAGCAGAAACTGGAGGAATTAACGCTATGATAGTTGATTCTTCTGCTTTAACCGAACAAGTAGTAACCAATGTTATTGCTTCTGCTTTTGATAGCGCTGGTCAAAGATGTTCAGCATTAAGAATTTTGTGCTTACAAGAAGAAATAGCAGAAAAAACCTTAACTATGTTAAAAGGAGCAATGGACGAATTACGTTTAGGTGACCCTCGTATATTATCTAATGACATTGGTCCTGTTATTGATAAAAAATCTCAAGACAATATTTTACAACATGTAAAAGATTGTAAAGATGCCGGTTACGAGATTTATCAATCTCAACAACATATTGATTTTATTAATAATAAATCAGATAATAGTTATTTTGTCGCTCCAACCTTAGTTAAGTTACAAAATTTCAACCAACTAAAAAAAGAAATTTTTGGACCAGTATTACATGTAATAACTTTTAAACAGTCTGAATTAGCAGAATTAATACAACAAATAAATGCAAGTGGTTATGGACTAACTTTAGGATTACAAACACGTATCGATAGCACAATTGACTTAGTCTTAAATAATGCTGAAGTAGGTAATATGTATGTTAACCGTAATATGGTAGGCGCCGTTGTAGGAGTCCAACCGTTTGGAGGTGAAAAATTATCTGGAACTGGTCCAAAAGCAGGTGGTCCTCTTTATCTGTATCGTTTTTTATCTGATTATCCTGAATTAACTATAGATCAAATTGCGACTTCACCTTCTGTAGTTTTACGTTGTAAAAATCAACATAATTATAATAGTGTACAGAAAACCTTCCTTGCTTGGTTAGAGAAGAATCAAAAAAATCATATAATTTCTGTATGGAACCATTATTTTTCTTTTTCTTTACTTGATTATATTTATCAGCTTACTGGACCTACAGGAGAATTGAATAATTATTATTTATCTCCTCGTAAAAATATCCTAGGTATATCATCTAACATAGATGATGCTTTAATACAGATGTGTGCAATATTATCAATAAATGCTAAAGTTATTTTTGAGAAAAAAGAACATATATTATCTATATATAATGATTTACCTGAAGAACTAAAATCATCTATTACATTAACTGATAACTGGCTAGATGATAACGTCAATATTAACAGCGTTATTTATCACGGTAGTGCAGAATCATTACCAGAATTAGCTCAGAAAATCGCTAGTAAAAATGGTGAAATAATCTCCATTCAAAGAATAGACCATGGTAAAAGCAACATTAAACTAGAACGTTTATTCTTAGAACACTCTGAAAGTATAAATACTGCTGCTGCAGGTGGTAATGTTAGCTTAATGACCATAGACTTTTAA
- a CDS encoding outer membrane protein assembly factor BamD, translating into MWQNRKLLSLLMTLSFIVLLPACSSVNNNKRLKILEAAPPEELFELAQQDMDEGKFDAALVKYSIINKKDLFSPWAEASLLAEAELSYHLGQFDEAEDAGKRYLQLYPSSNRLEYIYYLIANSVFAKISDIDRDQSISHEAIDWFRRVIKINPNSSYAKDAKEKIEIARNQIAGQEMEVGRYYQQQHSYVAAINRFETVINDFGDTKQVPEALARLVESYIAIGISSSAQKYALVLEKNYPNSEWYGYVNSLLTQ; encoded by the coding sequence ATGTGGCAAAATAGAAAATTGCTTAGCCTATTGATGACCTTGAGTTTTATTGTTTTGCTACCGGCGTGTTCTTCAGTTAATAATAACAAGAGATTAAAAATATTAGAAGCAGCACCCCCAGAAGAGCTATTTGAACTAGCGCAACAAGATATGGACGAGGGTAAGTTTGATGCTGCTTTAGTTAAATATTCTATCATTAATAAAAAAGATCTTTTTTCACCTTGGGCAGAGGCATCTTTATTAGCTGAAGCGGAGCTAAGTTATCATTTAGGTCAGTTTGATGAGGCAGAAGATGCTGGTAAAAGATATCTGCAATTATACCCTAGTTCAAATAGATTGGAATATATATATTATTTAATTGCTAACTCAGTATTTGCTAAAATTTCTGACATCGATAGAGATCAATCTATAAGTCATGAAGCAATTGATTGGTTTAGAAGAGTAATTAAAATAAATCCTAATTCCTCTTATGCTAAAGATGCAAAAGAGAAAATAGAAATTGCACGTAATCAAATAGCTGGACAAGAAATGGAAGTAGGTAGATATTATCAACAACAACACTCTTATGTGGCTGCTATTAATAGATTTGAAACAGTCATAAATGACTTTGGTGATACTAAACAAGTACCAGAAGCTTTAGCTAGATTAGTGGAATCATATATAGCTATTGGAATAAGTTCTTCAGCACAGAAATATGCTTTAGTGTTAGAAAAAAATTATCCTAATAGTGAATGGTATGGATATGTTAATTCACTATTAACACAGTAA
- the recN gene encoding DNA repair protein RecN codes for MELVNMLSHISVRDIVLIDKLEIDLTQGFSVFTGETGAGKSILLDALALALGGRGDAALVRAEMPYGSVSVVFDLDNNHPANDFLRANDFEVEDRLILRRIQYRDGKSKAYINDKITSIAFLKTLGKKLVELHGQHADRAFIDIDAHMDILDNFGNLFEQRNKVEETYQVWHQLNKKLDEHKEKILNSAREEEYLKASVAELAKLNVIQGEEEDLAQKRANLMKIEKIATDISDFEKFISGQHSPIAPLANFLRRFERKEPEEQKILEPLIISLDKIVTELNELDYNISALLNGLDFNENELEDTEQRLFALRAASRKYNVSVDMLPKLLSDYENSLLTLENDTILETKLVQQLDLAYKNYCCEAEQLSKLREDAAHKLMEAMQQELNNLKLGQATFIVKIFSDNNITKTTGFDKIEFWVQTNPNTVAGPMMKVASGGELARLLLALKVCIAENDSVATLVFDEIDTGVSGAVSAAIGQHLAKLSKKVQTLCVTHAAQVAAYATNHFLIQKSTLDESSSATNIYKISAEQRQEELARLLSGDKITSEARAAANSLLLETISSY; via the coding sequence ATGGAGCTTGTTAATATGTTATCACATATATCTGTTAGAGATATTGTTTTAATTGATAAGTTAGAAATTGATTTAACTCAAGGTTTTTCTGTCTTTACTGGAGAAACAGGTGCAGGAAAGTCTATTTTATTAGATGCTCTTGCACTTGCATTAGGTGGTCGTGGGGATGCAGCCTTGGTAAGGGCAGAGATGCCATACGGTAGTGTATCAGTAGTTTTTGATCTAGATAATAATCACCCGGCTAATGATTTTTTAAGGGCTAATGATTTTGAAGTTGAAGATAGGCTTATTTTAAGAAGAATACAATATAGAGATGGAAAATCTAAAGCTTATATTAATGACAAAATTACTAGTATAGCTTTTTTAAAAACTTTAGGTAAAAAATTAGTAGAATTGCATGGTCAACATGCTGATAGAGCGTTCATTGATATTGATGCTCATATGGATATATTAGATAATTTTGGTAATTTATTCGAACAACGTAATAAAGTAGAAGAAACTTACCAGGTTTGGCATCAATTAAATAAAAAGTTAGATGAACATAAAGAGAAAATTTTAAATTCCGCTAGAGAGGAAGAATATTTAAAAGCAAGTGTCGCTGAATTGGCTAAGTTAAATGTTATTCAAGGAGAGGAAGAAGATTTAGCACAAAAAAGAGCTAATTTAATGAAAATAGAAAAAATTGCTACTGATATTAGTGATTTTGAAAAATTTATTTCTGGTCAGCATTCGCCTATTGCGCCCTTAGCAAATTTTTTACGACGTTTTGAAAGAAAAGAGCCAGAGGAACAAAAAATATTAGAACCTTTAATCATTTCTTTAGATAAAATTGTTACTGAATTAAATGAATTAGATTATAATATTTCTGCTTTATTAAATGGATTAGATTTTAATGAAAACGAATTAGAAGACACAGAACAGAGATTATTTGCTTTGCGGGCGGCTTCACGTAAATATAATGTTTCAGTAGATATGTTGCCTAAGTTATTATCAGACTATGAAAATTCTTTATTAACATTAGAGAATGACACAATTTTAGAAACTAAATTAGTACAACAATTGGATTTGGCTTATAAAAATTATTGCTGTGAAGCTGAGCAATTATCTAAATTGCGAGAGGATGCTGCACACAAATTAATGGAGGCAATGCAACAAGAATTAAATAATTTAAAGTTAGGACAAGCTACATTCATTGTAAAAATATTTAGCGATAATAATATTACTAAAACAACTGGGTTTGATAAAATAGAATTTTGGGTGCAAACTAATCCAAATACTGTAGCGGGTCCAATGATGAAAGTTGCGTCAGGTGGAGAATTAGCTCGTTTACTATTAGCTTTAAAAGTTTGCATAGCAGAAAATGATAGTGTGGCAACTTTGGTATTTGATGAGATAGATACAGGTGTGTCAGGAGCCGTTTCTGCTGCTATTGGTCAACATTTAGCAAAATTATCAAAAAAAGTACAAACTTTATGTGTGACTCATGCTGCTCAAGTAGCAGCTTATGCGACTAATCATTTTTTAATTCAGAAATCAACACTGGATGAAAGCTCTTCAGCTACTAATATTTATAAGATTAGCGCTGAACAACGACAGGAAGAATTAGCTCGTTTATTGTCAGGTGATAAAATAACTTCAGAAGCAAGAGCTGCAGCTAATAGTTTATTATTGGAAACTATAAGTTCATATTAG